From a region of the Teredinibacter turnerae genome:
- the nifA gene encoding nif-specific transcriptional activator NifA, whose translation MNTKNSVLSPPKSVTRTELLEKEMLAVSSISQIICHSDNIEKTFQEVLQVLHEVAGMQHGLISISDPEYSAVQVSAIYSGDGDNVKVGNVKYRSGEGIIGRILSHGNPIVLGRISAEPNFLDRLALYDFELPFIGVPIENNEGLIIGVLAAQPDTPADDLLNERTRFMETVAHLLSQTVRLLINVELGEEIASERDELRREVRGKFGFENMVIGHTSSMRRVFDQARRVAKWDSTVLVLGESGTGKELISSAIHYNSPRAKQPYVRLNCAALPETLLESELFGHEKGAFTGAIKQRKGRFEQAHGGTLFLDEIGEISPMFQAKLLRILQEGEFERVGGTQTIRVDLRIVAATNRNLEAEVEKGKFREDLYYRLNVMTIKIPPLRERRADIPELADFLLSKLSDKQNRTLTLTNRAIGMLMNYSWPGNVRELENCLERASIMSEDGSVDCDAISMTGLNQEVNPHPSHINIPPTDLTDENLDEREKVIAALEQAGWVQAKAARLLGMTPRQIAYRIQTLNINVRKI comes from the coding sequence ATGAATACGAAAAATTCTGTGCTCTCTCCGCCGAAGTCGGTTACGCGCACCGAACTTCTTGAAAAAGAAATGCTCGCCGTTAGCAGCATTTCTCAGATCATATGTCACTCGGATAATATTGAAAAAACATTTCAGGAAGTACTGCAGGTCCTGCATGAAGTTGCCGGCATGCAGCATGGGCTCATTTCCATCAGTGACCCTGAATATAGTGCCGTGCAGGTGTCAGCCATTTATAGCGGGGACGGCGACAATGTAAAAGTTGGCAATGTTAAATACCGTAGTGGCGAAGGCATTATTGGCCGCATCCTCAGCCACGGTAATCCGATTGTCCTCGGCCGGATATCAGCAGAGCCCAACTTTCTAGACCGCCTGGCGTTGTACGATTTTGAGTTGCCTTTTATTGGTGTTCCTATCGAAAACAACGAAGGTCTTATTATCGGCGTGCTCGCGGCTCAACCAGACACACCTGCGGATGATCTGCTTAACGAACGCACGCGCTTTATGGAAACCGTAGCCCATCTGTTGTCGCAAACAGTACGGCTCTTGATTAATGTCGAATTGGGCGAGGAAATCGCAAGCGAGCGAGATGAGCTCAGACGGGAAGTCCGAGGTAAATTCGGCTTTGAGAATATGGTTATTGGCCATACCTCATCGATGCGGCGCGTATTCGATCAAGCTCGACGCGTGGCAAAATGGGATAGTACAGTACTGGTGCTCGGTGAATCCGGTACCGGTAAAGAACTTATATCCAGTGCTATTCACTACAACTCGCCTCGCGCCAAGCAGCCGTATGTGCGATTAAACTGCGCAGCCCTTCCAGAAACACTTTTAGAATCTGAACTCTTCGGCCACGAAAAAGGCGCGTTTACTGGCGCGATCAAACAGCGTAAGGGTCGGTTCGAGCAAGCCCACGGAGGCACGTTGTTTCTTGACGAAATTGGTGAGATTTCTCCCATGTTTCAAGCCAAGCTTCTGAGAATTCTGCAGGAGGGCGAGTTTGAGCGCGTTGGTGGCACTCAAACAATCCGTGTCGATCTCCGTATCGTAGCAGCCACCAACCGCAACCTGGAAGCCGAAGTCGAAAAAGGTAAGTTTCGGGAGGATCTGTATTACCGTTTAAACGTAATGACCATAAAAATTCCGCCGCTGCGCGAGCGACGTGCAGACATTCCTGAGCTTGCTGATTTTCTACTTTCCAAACTGTCAGACAAACAAAATCGCACCCTCACCCTGACCAATAGGGCAATAGGGATGCTGATGAATTACAGCTGGCCAGGCAATGTCCGAGAGCTGGAAAACTGTCTTGAGCGGGCGTCGATTATGAGCGAAGACGGTAGCGTCGACTGCGATGCAATTTCAATGACAGGCTTAAATCAGGAAGTTAACCCGCATCCATCCCACATCAATATTCCTCCTACGGATCTAACAGACGAAAACCTGGACGAGCGCGAAAAAGTCATTGCCGCGCTAGAACAGGCTGGATGGGTTCAAGCCAAAGCCGCGCGCCTCTTGGGTATGACGCCTCGTCAAATTGCATACCGTATTCAAACGCTCAACATCAATGTCCGCAAGATTTAA
- the nifB gene encoding nitrogenase cofactor biosynthesis protein NifB: MELEVIGQESEGGCSSSGCGSTDDQLSHLPQDIVDKVQNHPCYSEEAHHYFARMHVAVAPACNIQCHYCNRKYDCSNESRPGVVSELLTPEQAVMKVRAVAANIPQMTVLGIAGPGDPLANPERTFSTFRMLSEQTPDIKLCVSTNGLALPESVEELSKHNIDHVTITINTVDPEIGAQIYPWIYWNNRRIRGVKGAKILIEQQQRGLEMLTERGILVKVNSVMIPGVNDDHLKEVSRIVKQKGAFLHNVMPLIAEAEHGTFYGVMGQRSPEPEELQNLQDACSGDMNMMRHCRQCRADAVGLLGEDRGEEFTMDKIEEMEIDYEAAMQKRAVIHQGIIEELNEKHQKRTQIAGMSVPSNEPIIPADTRPVLMAVATAGGGIVNQHFGHATEFLVYEASPNGVRFISHRKVDQYCIGNDTCGEKESALDGSIRALKGCEAVLCSKIGFEPWGMLEDAGIVPNGEHAMEPIEEAVMAVYEEMITTGKIDEHPVAMKAQA; this comes from the coding sequence ATGGAACTCGAAGTTATTGGACAAGAAAGCGAAGGCGGCTGCTCATCAAGCGGCTGCGGAAGCACCGATGATCAGCTGTCTCATCTTCCGCAAGATATCGTAGACAAAGTTCAGAACCACCCTTGCTACTCAGAAGAAGCACATCACTACTTTGCACGTATGCACGTAGCTGTTGCGCCTGCTTGTAACATTCAATGCCACTACTGCAATCGCAAATACGATTGTTCGAATGAATCCCGACCTGGTGTGGTTTCCGAGCTGCTCACACCAGAACAAGCGGTAATGAAAGTACGCGCAGTTGCGGCAAATATTCCTCAAATGACCGTATTGGGTATTGCTGGCCCGGGCGACCCCCTCGCCAACCCGGAACGCACCTTTTCCACGTTCCGTATGCTGAGTGAGCAAACCCCCGACATCAAGCTGTGCGTATCCACAAATGGTTTGGCGTTGCCTGAATCTGTTGAAGAGCTATCTAAGCACAACATCGATCACGTGACCATCACAATCAACACCGTTGACCCAGAGATCGGCGCACAAATTTATCCTTGGATTTACTGGAACAACCGCCGTATCCGCGGTGTTAAAGGCGCGAAAATTCTGATCGAGCAACAACAAAGAGGCCTGGAAATGCTGACTGAGCGCGGCATTTTGGTAAAAGTTAACTCGGTAATGATTCCTGGCGTGAACGACGATCACCTGAAAGAAGTCAGTCGTATTGTCAAGCAGAAAGGCGCATTCCTCCATAACGTGATGCCTCTTATCGCCGAAGCTGAGCACGGCACGTTCTATGGCGTAATGGGCCAACGTTCGCCAGAACCTGAAGAACTGCAAAATCTGCAAGACGCGTGTTCCGGTGATATGAACATGATGCGTCACTGTCGTCAGTGCCGCGCAGATGCGGTTGGCCTGCTTGGCGAAGACCGCGGTGAAGAGTTCACCATGGACAAAATCGAAGAAATGGAAATCGATTACGAAGCCGCCATGCAAAAACGCGCCGTTATCCATCAAGGCATTATTGAGGAGCTGAACGAGAAGCACCAGAAGCGCACTCAAATTGCTGGCATGTCTGTTCCATCAAACGAGCCGATTATTCCTGCAGACACCCGCCCAGTGCTAATGGCTGTGGCAACCGCCGGCGGTGGTATCGTAAACCAGCATTTTGGCCATGCAACTGAATTCCTGGTTTACGAAGCATCACCAAACGGCGTTCGCTTTATCAGTCACCGTAAAGTAGACCAGTACTGCATCGGCAACGACACCTGCGGCGAGAAAGAAAGTGCACTCGACGGTTCCATTCGTGCACTCAAAGGTTGTGAAGCGGTTCTGTGCTCAAAAATCGGGTTTGAACCTTGGGGAATGCTCGAAGATGCCGGCATTGTGCCAAATGGCGAGCACGCGATGGAACCCATCGAAGAAGCGGTTATGGCGGTATATGAAGAAATGATTACTACCGGCAAGATCGATGAACATCCCGTTGCAATGAAAGCGCAGGCATAA
- a CDS encoding 4Fe-4S dicluster domain-containing protein: MAVEIVDLCVSCWACVDVCPSEAIAKGGKHMQVNAKKCTECEGDFADPQCASICPIENCIVDAGGLAFNPPGSLTGIPPELLAEAMNEIQAR, translated from the coding sequence ATGGCTGTTGAAATTGTTGATTTGTGCGTAAGTTGCTGGGCTTGCGTTGATGTGTGCCCAAGCGAAGCAATTGCCAAAGGCGGCAAACATATGCAGGTAAATGCGAAGAAATGCACAGAGTGTGAAGGTGATTTTGCCGATCCTCAATGTGCCAGCATTTGCCCGATTGAAAACTGTATTGTGGATGCAGGTGGGCTTGCGTTTAACCCACCAGGATCACTTACAGGTATTCCGCCTGAACTTCTCGCTGAGGCGATGAACGAAATTCAGGCTCGCTAA
- a CDS encoding ArsC/Spx/MgsR family protein: MQTLVFFEKPGCISNAKQKKLLSSAGISFTTENILEYAWDPLSLAPFFSGTPVVEWINPNAPAVKDGEIDPTQVTEHEALAMMVNSPILIRRPLIQVGNLKWAGFDLPYIAEILGVSGDYASTQGIESCSHPHKGECD; this comes from the coding sequence ATGCAAACACTGGTGTTTTTTGAGAAGCCCGGTTGTATATCCAACGCCAAGCAGAAAAAGTTGCTTAGCTCCGCCGGGATTTCCTTTACCACTGAAAACATTCTCGAATACGCATGGGATCCGTTGAGCCTGGCTCCTTTTTTCAGTGGTACACCGGTGGTTGAATGGATTAATCCCAACGCTCCTGCCGTGAAAGACGGCGAGATTGATCCAACGCAAGTAACAGAGCATGAAGCTCTCGCTATGATGGTGAACTCACCCATTCTCATTCGCAGGCCGCTAATTCAGGTCGGCAATTTGAAATGGGCCGGATTTGACCTGCCATACATTGCGGAGATACTTGGCGTATCAGGCGACTACGCGAGTACACAAGGCATTGAATCCTGCTCACACCCCCACAAGGGAGAATGCGACTAA
- a CDS encoding nitrogen fixation protein NifQ: MNAPETSLSSAGFFSSKLEGPLPNQGFLATILIAQRTGQGCLPYTLGLRDDDYQTLLGTYFSAIRGMIDSPGNFREQHAIRQELLELRNQEFEELTELLVQNARGVHFSEAWLAQIIAAGCMGGDHLWRDLGLVNRESLKALFVENFPGLAEKNSANMRWKKFLYRQLCETGGHFVCRSPSCETCPTYDECFGEEV, translated from the coding sequence ATGAATGCGCCTGAGACCAGCCTAAGCAGCGCGGGCTTCTTTTCCAGTAAGCTTGAAGGGCCACTACCGAATCAAGGTTTTCTAGCCACGATTCTGATAGCCCAGAGAACGGGTCAAGGATGCCTCCCCTATACCTTAGGGCTACGGGATGACGATTACCAAACTCTACTGGGAACGTATTTTTCTGCCATTAGAGGCATGATCGACAGCCCTGGTAACTTTCGCGAGCAACACGCTATTCGGCAGGAGCTATTGGAGTTGCGCAACCAGGAATTCGAAGAGTTAACCGAGCTCCTCGTTCAAAACGCCCGTGGGGTGCATTTCTCCGAAGCATGGTTAGCACAGATAATAGCCGCAGGGTGTATGGGCGGTGACCACCTTTGGCGGGATCTGGGGTTAGTCAACCGGGAAAGTTTGAAAGCATTGTTTGTGGAGAACTTTCCAGGACTTGCGGAGAAGAACAGCGCAAATATGCGCTGGAAAAAATTTTTGTATCGCCAACTTTGTGAAACGGGTGGTCATTTTGTGTGCCGGTCACCCAGTTGTGAAACATGTCCAACTTACGATGAATGCTTTGGAGAGGAAGTATGA
- a CDS encoding ankyrin repeat domain-containing protein, which produces MNHFKRISVDEADQILVRFPEALLLDIRDERSFQESHHPRAQLLTDANLRKIMKTTDKACPVLIYCYHGNSSQDIARMFADFGFKQTYSVDGGYSAWSHHISSEFQVGEKLQNWLDSKGYDSGDINARIDGCNRTAIMIAARSADSEIVRELVNAGANPNLADCEGNNALWYACMSQCIACVKLMLKADAEVDNHNIHGFTPLNYSVGMDDIFNLLANYFCDDSLLRLHATGGDEQNHNLIATPAVAL; this is translated from the coding sequence ATGAACCATTTTAAGCGTATCTCAGTCGACGAGGCAGACCAGATACTTGTCCGCTTCCCCGAGGCGCTGTTGCTTGATATCCGCGACGAACGCAGCTTCCAAGAAAGCCATCACCCTCGTGCGCAATTACTCACCGATGCTAATTTGCGCAAAATAATGAAAACGACAGATAAAGCCTGCCCGGTTTTGATCTACTGCTATCACGGTAATAGCAGCCAGGATATTGCCCGTATGTTTGCGGATTTCGGCTTTAAGCAAACCTACAGTGTTGATGGAGGTTACTCTGCATGGAGTCATCACATCAGCAGTGAATTTCAGGTTGGCGAAAAGCTGCAAAATTGGCTTGATAGTAAAGGCTACGACAGTGGCGATATCAATGCCCGAATTGACGGCTGTAACCGTACAGCAATTATGATTGCGGCGCGCAGCGCAGATTCAGAGATTGTAAGAGAGCTGGTCAATGCTGGCGCCAATCCAAATCTGGCCGACTGTGAGGGAAATAATGCTCTCTGGTACGCTTGCATGAGCCAATGTATTGCCTGTGTAAAGCTAATGCTCAAAGCCGACGCCGAGGTGGATAATCACAATATTCACGGTTTTACACCGCTGAACTATTCCGTAGGTATGGACGATATTTTTAACCTGCTGGCAAACTATTTTTGTGACGATTCTCTTCTTCGTCTCCACGCTACTGGTGGAGACGAACAGAATCACAACTTAATTGCGACACCGGCAGTTGCACTTTAA
- the grxD gene encoding Grx4 family monothiol glutaredoxin has protein sequence MATTEEKIREQISSNSILLYMKGTPEAPECGFSGATVTALKKTGHDFAYVNVLANPFIRERLPKVSNWPTFPQLFVKGELVGGCDIVLQMVEDGSLDLLLDEVEEKAS, from the coding sequence ATGGCTACTACTGAAGAAAAGATACGCGAACAGATTTCCAGCAATTCAATCCTGTTGTACATGAAAGGTACTCCCGAAGCACCCGAGTGTGGATTTTCTGGTGCTACGGTAACCGCACTGAAGAAAACCGGCCACGATTTCGCTTATGTGAATGTGCTTGCTAACCCCTTTATCCGGGAACGCCTGCCAAAGGTGTCTAACTGGCCAACGTTTCCTCAACTTTTTGTTAAAGGCGAACTCGTAGGCGGGTGCGATATCGTCTTACAGATGGTAGAGGACGGCTCTCTCGACCTGCTCTTGGATGAAGTCGAAGAAAAAGCCAGCTAA